The Fusobacterium varium genome contains the following window.
GAGCTTTCTATTTAGGGGAAACTATAGAGGCTGTTGGAGTTATGTTATTCTACAAAGTAGGAGAATATTTCCAAGAATCAGCAGTTAAAAGTTCAAGAAAATCTATTGAAAAACTTATGGATATTAAACCTGAATTTGCAAATATTAGAAATGAAAAAAATGAAATTGTTCAAGTTTCTCCTAAAAAATTAAGAATAGGAGATACTATAATTGTTAAAGCTGGAGAAAAAGTTCCAGTAGATGGAACTGTTATAAAAGGTGAAAGTAGTTTAAATACAGCTGCATTAACTGGTGAATCATTGCCTGTTGATGTAAGTGTAGGAAGTGAAATTTTAAGTGGTAGCTTAAATGGTTCTGGAGTTTTAGAAGTTAAAGTAACTAAACTTTTCTCAGATTCAACTGTTAGTAAAATTATTGAAATGGTTGAAAATGCTAGTAATAAAAAAGCTGAGTCAGAAAAATTTATTACAAAATTTGCTAGATATTACACTCCAATAGTTGTTTTTACTGCTATAATAGTTGGAATTATTCTTCCTCTATTCTTAGGAAACTTTAACATATGGTTTGGAAGAGCATTAATATTCTTAGTTATCTCTTGTCCATGTGCTTTAGTACTTTCTGTTCCTTTAACTTTCTTTAGTAGTATTGGAAATGCCTCAAAGAAAGGTATCTTAATTAAAGGTGGAAACTACTTAGAAACATTGACTTCTATTAATGCTATTGTATTTGATAAAACTGGTACTTTAACTAAGGGAAAATTTAAAATTGATAAATTAGAACCTATTAATTGTAGCGAAGATAAACTTTTAGAAACTGCTAAAATTGGGGAGTTTTACTCTACACACCCAATTGGAAAAGCTATTTTAAATTATGGTTCAGTAAAAATTGATGAAGATTATATTGAAGGATATAAAGAGATCTCTGGATTAGGAGTTCTTTCATATTATGAAGGAAAAATTATCCTTATTGGAAACTACAAAATGATGAAAGAATACAATATTGATGCTGAAGAAAAACACTATGCTGGAACTGTGTTATATGTTGCTGAAGATGATGAGTTCTTAGGATATATCTATATTTCAGATGAAATTAAAGAGGATTCATTATCTACTATAAATTCTCTAAAAAAATTAGATATTAAAAGCTATATGCTAACTGGAGATAGTAAACTGATTGGAGAGGTTGTTGGAGAGAAATTAACAATTGAAAAGGAAAATATCTTCACTCAGCTTTTACCACAAGATAAGGTTGCAAAATTTGAAGAGATTAAAAATAGTAATAATGGTAAGGTTGCTTTTGTTGGAGATGGTGTAAATGATGCCCCTGTTCTTTCTCTAGCTGATATAGGAATTGCTATGGGAGGAGTTGGAAGTGATATAGCTATTGAAGCTGCTGATGTAGTTTTAATGAAAGATGAGCCATCTAAAATTGTAGAACTTTTAGAGATAGCAAAGCAAAATAAAAAAGTTGTTATTCAAAATATAACATTTGCTCTTGGAATAAAAATTATTGTTATGGTTTTAGGAGTTCTTGGTTTTGCTAATATGTGGATGGCTATTTTCTCTGATGTTGGGGTTTCTCTTTTAGCTGTGCTTAATGCTTCTTTTGGAACAAAAAGAAGATAAATTATAATTTCCAAAAGTAGAGAAGTGCAAACGACTACTACTTTTGAGACGCAGAAGTGAAAGAATAGAACTTCTGCGATATCCATAGTCAGATAAGTGTTACTCTCTCTTTATTCTTTGATATGAAATTTAGCTGACATTTAAAAGAAGTTTAGATATATTATTAAAAAACTGTTGAAATTGATAATAAAATTTCAACAGTTTTATTTTTTACTTATTATATTCTTCTAATGCTCTTCTTAAAACTATCATCGCATTTTCAATATCATCTACATTTGTACAGAAAGAGAATCTAACCTCTTGTTCTCCCTTTCCTTCTGTTTGATAAAATCCAGGTCCTGGAGCTATTAAAAGTGTCTTTCCTTCATATGAATAGTCAGTTAAAAGCCACTTAGCAAATTTTTCAGCATTATCAACTGGAAGCTTTGCAAAAATATAAAATGCTCCCTCTGGTTTTGAACAAACTACACCAGGTATTCTTTTTAAATATCCATATAAAAGATCTCTTCTACTTTTATATTTCATTTTTACATCTTCTATATAGTTTTCCATAGTGTTTATCAAATTTGCTGCTGCATGTTGCTCTATTGTTGATACACACAATCTAGCTTGACAGAATTTTAAAATATAGTTCATTAACTCATGGTTCTTACTAGCTATTAAACCTATTCTAGCTCCACAAGCACTATAGTGTTTTGAAATACTATCTACTAATACAACTCTATCTTTTAAATCTTCAAAATTCATAATAGATGTATATGGAATA
Protein-coding sequences here:
- the cadA gene encoding cadmium-translocating P-type ATPase; its protein translation is MNIKEYDVLNLGCAGCAAKIQYEGNLIAGVINSNLDLQKKKMTLEVEKDFDEDSFLEKINKIADKLEPGTKIQKKSMEKTKIYSIENLHCAGCAAKIQSSITNLPEVENCNVDIYKNQITIELKSSVDDEFFDRINTIADKIEPGTKFIKINDDDDEIDSEKRALEIAREEAKEKREKLLLLIGAVLFVASIFLKPLPNIRLAVSIIAYLVLGGDVVVKSFKNITKGNFLDENFLMTIATFGAFYLGETIEAVGVMLFYKVGEYFQESAVKSSRKSIEKLMDIKPEFANIRNEKNEIVQVSPKKLRIGDTIIVKAGEKVPVDGTVIKGESSLNTAALTGESLPVDVSVGSEILSGSLNGSGVLEVKVTKLFSDSTVSKIIEMVENASNKKAESEKFITKFARYYTPIVVFTAIIVGIILPLFLGNFNIWFGRALIFLVISCPCALVLSVPLTFFSSIGNASKKGILIKGGNYLETLTSINAIVFDKTGTLTKGKFKIDKLEPINCSEDKLLETAKIGEFYSTHPIGKAILNYGSVKIDEDYIEGYKEISGLGVLSYYEGKIILIGNYKMMKEYNIDAEEKHYAGTVLYVAEDDEFLGYIYISDEIKEDSLSTINSLKKLDIKSYMLTGDSKLIGEVVGEKLTIEKENIFTQLLPQDKVAKFEEIKNSNNGKVAFVGDGVNDAPVLSLADIGIAMGGVGSDIAIEAADVVLMKDEPSKIVELLEIAKQNKKVVIQNITFALGIKIIVMVLGVLGFANMWMAIFSDVGVSLLAVLNASFGTKRR